A single window of Selenomonas sputigena DNA harbors:
- the rplO gene encoding 50S ribosomal protein L15, which translates to MKLHELSPAPGSKKTRNRVGRGIGSGNGKTAGRGHKGQNSRSGGGVRTGFEGGQMPIYRRLPKRGFNNVFRKIYAEVNIETLNRFEDGAVVDPVALVEEGILKNVRDGIRILGKGELTKKLTVRANGFTKSAEEKIKAAGGQVEVI; encoded by the coding sequence ATGAAGTTACATGAATTGTCCCCGGCGCCTGGCTCCAAAAAGACGCGCAACCGCGTGGGGCGCGGCATCGGCAGCGGCAACGGCAAGACCGCAGGCCGCGGGCACAAGGGTCAGAATTCGAGGAGCGGCGGCGGCGTCCGCACGGGCTTCGAAGGCGGCCAGATGCCGATCTACCGCAGGCTTCCGAAGCGCGGCTTCAACAATGTGTTCCGCAAGATTTATGCGGAGGTCAACATCGAAACCTTGAACCGCTTTGAGGACGGCGCTGTTGTCGATCCCGTCGCACTCGTCGAAGAGGGTATCCTGAAGAACGTCCGCGACGGCATCCGCATCCTCGGCAAGGGCGAACTCACGAAGAAGCTCACGGTTCGAGCCAACGGCTTCACGAAGTCGGCGGAAGAAAAGATCAAGGCGGCAGGCGGACAAGTCGAGGTGATCTGA
- the secY gene encoding preprotein translocase subunit SecY: MFSALANIYKIPELRQKVIFTLIMFAVFRLGTHIPVPGVDPSAIEQLFATGNLFGLLDLFSGGAFSKFSIFAMSITPYINASIIMQLLTVVIPTLEQWSKEGQEGHKKTTKVTRYLTVALAFFQAVGMSIGLKQAILNPNPVSILIIAITLTGGTIFLMWIGEQITANGVGNGISLIIFAGIVAALPKNLGTIYSYLQAGTISYFNAFVFAVIALLMIVFVIYIQEGNRRVPISYAKRVVGKKTYGGSSSHIPLKVNHAGVIPIIFASSVLMFPVTVAQFIEVPWVTTLAGYFAWGTPLQTSIYALLIIFFTYFYTAVTVKISDMAENLKKYGGFIPGIRPGKPTEEYLDTVMTRITLAGAFFLAFIAVLPNLVAGATHIEGVYFGGTALLIVVGVALNTMKQIESMVVMRHYQGFMK, from the coding sequence TTGTTTTCAGCCCTTGCGAACATCTACAAGATTCCGGAGCTAAGACAGAAGGTCATCTTCACGCTCATCATGTTCGCCGTGTTCCGGCTCGGTACGCACATTCCTGTGCCGGGCGTTGATCCGTCAGCCATTGAGCAGCTGTTTGCCACGGGCAACCTGTTCGGCCTGTTGGATCTCTTTTCCGGCGGTGCATTCAGCAAGTTTTCCATCTTTGCGATGAGCATCACGCCGTACATTAACGCGTCGATCATCATGCAGCTTCTCACGGTTGTCATTCCGACTTTGGAACAATGGTCCAAAGAAGGGCAGGAAGGGCACAAGAAAACGACGAAGGTCACACGCTACTTGACCGTAGCGCTCGCCTTTTTCCAGGCTGTCGGCATGTCGATCGGTCTGAAGCAGGCGATCTTGAATCCCAATCCCGTCTCTATTCTGATCATCGCGATCACCTTGACGGGAGGCACGATATTCCTCATGTGGATCGGCGAGCAAATCACGGCGAACGGCGTCGGAAACGGCATATCGCTTATCATCTTTGCCGGTATCGTCGCAGCATTGCCGAAGAATCTCGGCACGATCTACAGTTATTTGCAGGCGGGGACGATCAGCTATTTCAACGCATTCGTCTTTGCCGTCATCGCTCTCTTGATGATCGTGTTCGTCATTTACATCCAAGAGGGCAACCGCAGAGTCCCGATTTCCTACGCGAAACGGGTCGTCGGAAAAAAGACGTATGGCGGAAGTTCCAGCCATATCCCGCTGAAGGTCAATCATGCGGGAGTCATCCCAATCATCTTTGCGTCATCCGTGCTGATGTTTCCAGTAACCGTCGCCCAGTTTATTGAAGTTCCCTGGGTGACCACACTCGCCGGTTATTTTGCGTGGGGCACACCGCTGCAGACAAGCATCTACGCGCTGCTCATCATCTTCTTCACGTACTTTTATACCGCGGTTACTGTAAAGATATCGGATATGGCAGAGAACCTGAAAAAATACGGTGGCTTCATCCCGGGCATACGTCCGGGCAAGCCGACGGAAGAATATCTCGATACTGTCATGACGCGCATCACGCTGGCAGGCGCGTTCTTCCTGGCATTCATCGCAGTGCTGCCGAACCTCGTCGCGGGCGCGACCCACATCGAGGGTGTGTACTTCGGCGGCACGGCACTGCTCATCGTCGTCGGGGTTGCGCTGAACACGATGAAGCAGATCGAATCCATGGTGGTCATGCGCCATTACCAAGGTTTCATGAAATAG
- a CDS encoding adenylate kinase, whose protein sequence is MHILLMGPPGAGKGTQAANLVKEFGIPHISTGDMFRAAVKEGTELGLQAKACMDAGKLVPDEVTIGIVKERLAKPDCKKGFILDGFPRTVEQADALTGILKELGLSLTAALNITVPAADLIERAVGRRICKSCGATYHVKFNPPQKAGVCDTCAGDLYQRADDSEETMKNRLSVYEAQTKPLIAYYEKAGVYKEIDGRQAIDDVKAAMLAALKD, encoded by the coding sequence ATGCATATCCTGTTAATGGGTCCGCCGGGCGCCGGCAAAGGCACGCAGGCGGCCAATCTCGTGAAAGAATTCGGCATTCCGCACATCTCGACGGGCGACATGTTCCGCGCCGCCGTGAAGGAGGGGACGGAGCTTGGGCTACAGGCGAAGGCCTGCATGGACGCCGGCAAGCTCGTGCCGGACGAGGTCACGATCGGCATCGTAAAGGAGCGGCTCGCGAAGCCCGACTGCAAGAAGGGCTTCATCCTCGATGGTTTTCCGCGCACGGTGGAGCAGGCGGATGCTCTTACGGGCATCCTCAAAGAGCTGGGGCTATCCCTCACCGCAGCCCTCAACATCACGGTGCCGGCAGCGGACCTCATCGAGCGTGCTGTCGGACGCCGCATCTGCAAATCCTGCGGCGCGACGTACCATGTGAAGTTCAACCCGCCCCAGAAGGCGGGGGTTTGTGACACATGCGCGGGCGACCTCTACCAGCGTGCAGATGACAGCGAGGAGACGATGAAGAATCGCCTCTCCGTTTACGAGGCGCAGACGAAGCCCTTGATCGCCTACTACGAGAAGGCAGGCGTCTACAAGGAGATCGACGGCAGACAGGCCATTGACGATGTCAAGGCCGCCATGCTCGCCGCCTTGAAGGACTGA
- the infA gene encoding translation initiation factor IF-1 yields the protein MSKQDVIEVEGKVLEALPNAMFQVELENGHVVLAHVSGKIRMNFIRILPGDKVTIELTPYDLTRGRITYRFK from the coding sequence ATGTCAAAACAAGATGTAATCGAAGTTGAGGGCAAAGTGCTGGAAGCGCTGCCCAACGCGATGTTTCAAGTCGAGCTGGAAAACGGTCACGTCGTCCTGGCGCACGTCTCGGGGAAGATCCGTATGAATTTCATCCGCATCCTTCCCGGCGACAAGGTCACGATTGAGCTTACGCCTTACGACCTGACGCGCGGCCGCATCACCTATCGTTTTAAGTAG
- the rpmJ gene encoding 50S ribosomal protein L36 has translation MKVKPSVKRICEKCKIIKRKGRVMVICENPKHKQRQG, from the coding sequence ATGAAAGTCAAGCCGTCCGTCAAACGGATTTGCGAAAAATGCAAGATCATCAAGCGCAAGGGACGCGTCATGGTCATTTGCGAAAACCCGAAGCATAAGCAGAGACAAGGTTAA
- the rpsM gene encoding 30S ribosomal protein S13 has product MARIAGVDLPRDKRIEIALTYIYGIGLTTSQKLLKLAGVNPDTRTRDLTEDEVVKLRDVIDKEAIVEGDLRRERQMAIKRLVDIGCYRGRRHRLGLPVRGQNTKNNARTRKGPRKAIAGKKKDK; this is encoded by the coding sequence ATGGCACGTATCGCCGGTGTGGATTTACCGCGTGACAAGAGAATCGAGATTGCTTTGACATATATCTATGGGATCGGCCTGACGACCTCCCAGAAGCTTCTGAAGCTGGCAGGCGTCAACCCCGACACGCGCACGCGCGACTTGACGGAAGACGAAGTCGTGAAACTGCGCGACGTCATCGACAAGGAAGCGATCGTCGAGGGCGATCTTCGCCGTGAGCGTCAGATGGCGATCAAGCGTCTCGTCGATATCGGCTGCTACCGCGGTCGTCGTCACCGCCTGGGACTTCCCGTGCGCGGACAGAACACGAAGAACAACGCCCGCACGAGGAAAGGTCCCCGCAAGGCCATCGCAGGCAAGAAGAAGGACAAATAA
- the rpsK gene encoding 30S ribosomal protein S11 has translation MAVKKTTRTKKKDRKNIEYGVAHISSTFNNTIVTLTDKSGNALSWASAGGLGFRGSRKSTPFAAQMAAEVAAKAAMEHGLKQVEVYVKGPGAGREAAIRSLQATGLEVNMIKDVTPIPHNGCRPPKRRRV, from the coding sequence GTGGCAGTAAAGAAAACGACGCGGACGAAGAAAAAAGACCGCAAGAACATTGAATATGGCGTTGCGCATATCAGCTCCACCTTCAACAACACGATCGTCACGCTGACGGACAAGAGCGGCAATGCCCTCTCGTGGGCGAGCGCGGGCGGCCTCGGCTTCCGCGGCTCCAGAAAGAGCACGCCGTTCGCTGCACAGATGGCGGCGGAAGTCGCGGCGAAGGCCGCGATGGAGCATGGCTTGAAGCAGGTCGAGGTCTATGTCAAGGGCCCCGGCGCCGGCCGTGAAGCCGCAATCCGCTCCCTGCAGGCGACGGGTCTTGAAGTCAACATGATCAAGGACGTCACCCCGATTCCGCACAACGGCTGCCGTCCGCCGAAGCGCAGAAGAGTTTGA
- the rpsD gene encoding 30S ribosomal protein S4 — protein MAIDRSATLKRCRSLGIEPGMVGISRQSKRQPRRQARKVSEYGMQLKEKQKAKFIYGVLEKQFRKYYEKAKTMPGVTGENLLGLLERRIDNVVYRLGLAQTRRQARQLVTHGHIRVNGKRLDIPSALVRAEDEITIDEKSRSNAFFKALAENYKPLNLPAWLTADGAKLSGTVTRYPSRDEIDVPVNEQAIVELYSR, from the coding sequence ATGGCTATTGATAGATCCGCAACCCTCAAGCGGTGCCGTTCGCTCGGCATTGAGCCGGGCATGGTCGGCATCAGCCGTCAGTCCAAGCGTCAGCCGCGCCGCCAGGCTCGCAAGGTCAGCGAGTATGGCATGCAGCTCAAGGAAAAGCAGAAAGCGAAGTTCATCTACGGCGTTTTGGAAAAGCAGTTCCGCAAGTACTATGAAAAGGCGAAGACGATGCCGGGCGTCACGGGTGAGAACCTCCTCGGTCTCCTGGAGCGTCGCATCGACAACGTCGTATACCGCCTCGGTCTCGCGCAGACGCGCCGTCAGGCTCGCCAGCTCGTGACGCACGGTCACATCCGTGTCAACGGCAAGCGCCTCGATATTCCGTCCGCGCTCGTTCGTGCCGAAGATGAGATCACGATCGATGAGAAGAGCCGCTCGAATGCGTTCTTCAAGGCGCTCGCCGAGAACTACAAGCCTCTGAACCTTCCCGCATGGCTCACTGCCGACGGTGCGAAGCTCAGCGGTACGGTCACGCGCTATCCGAGCCGCGATGAGATCGACGTCCCCGTCAACGAGCAGGCGATCGTCGAGCTGTACTCCAGATAA
- a CDS encoding DNA-directed RNA polymerase subunit alpha yields the protein MIEIEKPKIEIVEISEDNRYGKFVCEPLERGYGTTLGNSLRRILLSSLPGAAITSIRIDGVLHEFSTIPGVRDDVTNIVLNLKSLCFKMYSEEPRVLRLDVKGEKEVTAADIITDPDVEILNPDLHIATLNEDGELHMEMTVERGKGYVAAEKNKKPDHVIGVIPIDSIFSPIQRVNYTVQDTRVGNVTDYDKLILEVWTDGSIRPEEGVSRAATILISHFKLFQNMAGIPEIEEEEEIVPPEPEEPDASKVLETTIDDLDLSVRSFNCLKRANINTVADLVSKTEEDMMKVRNLGRKSLEEVKKKLEEYDLTLKKEEE from the coding sequence ATGATCGAGATCGAAAAGCCAAAGATCGAGATAGTGGAAATCAGCGAAGATAATCGTTATGGGAAGTTCGTCTGCGAGCCTTTGGAGCGTGGCTACGGCACGACCCTCGGCAACAGCTTGCGGCGCATCCTCTTGTCATCCCTGCCGGGCGCTGCGATCACTTCGATCCGCATCGACGGCGTACTGCACGAGTTTTCCACCATTCCGGGCGTCCGCGATGATGTGACGAACATCGTGCTGAACCTCAAGTCGCTCTGCTTCAAGATGTACAGCGAAGAGCCGCGCGTTCTTCGCCTCGATGTCAAGGGTGAGAAGGAAGTCACGGCGGCGGACATCATCACCGATCCCGACGTTGAGATCTTGAACCCCGATCTTCACATCGCGACGCTTAACGAGGACGGAGAGCTGCACATGGAAATGACCGTTGAACGCGGCAAAGGCTATGTGGCAGCGGAGAAAAATAAGAAGCCCGATCATGTCATCGGCGTCATTCCGATCGACTCCATCTTTTCCCCGATTCAGCGCGTCAACTACACCGTGCAGGACACGCGCGTGGGCAACGTCACCGACTATGACAAGCTCATCCTCGAAGTGTGGACGGATGGCTCCATCCGCCCCGAAGAGGGCGTGAGCCGCGCGGCGACTATCCTCATCTCGCACTTTAAGCTCTTCCAAAATATGGCGGGCATTCCAGAGATTGAGGAAGAGGAGGAGATTGTTCCTCCCGAGCCTGAGGAGCCGGACGCTTCCAAGGTTCTTGAGACGACGATTGACGATCTTGACCTCTCTGTTCGCTCTTTCAACTGCTTGAAGCGCGCGAACATCAATACGGTCGCAGATCTTGTCTCGAAGACGGAAGAAGACATGATGAAGGTCAGGAACCTCGGCAGGAAATCCTTGGAAGAAGTCAAGAAGAAGCTTGAAGAGTACGACTTGACATTGAAGAAAGAAGAAGAATAA
- the rplQ gene encoding 50S ribosomal protein L17, with amino-acid sequence MSYRKLGRNSSARKALFRSILASFFKHERIETTEAKAKEVRSLAEKLITLAKRGDLAARRQAIADIGDEEAVRKLFSDIAAKYTERSGGYTRILKLGPRRGDAAPMALLELV; translated from the coding sequence ATGAGCTATAGAAAATTAGGGCGTAATTCGAGTGCCCGCAAGGCACTCTTCCGCAGCATCTTGGCCTCCTTCTTCAAGCATGAGCGCATCGAGACGACGGAAGCGAAGGCGAAGGAAGTCAGAAGCCTCGCGGAAAAGCTCATCACGCTGGCAAAGCGTGGCGACCTTGCCGCCCGTCGTCAGGCGATTGCCGATATTGGCGATGAAGAAGCAGTCCGCAAGCTTTTCAGCGATATCGCTGCAAAGTATACGGAGCGTTCGGGCGGTTACACGCGCATCCTGAAGCTTGGCCCCCGTCGCGGCGATGCCGCGCCGATGGCGCTTTTGGAGCTTGTCTGA
- the nikB gene encoding nickel ABC transporter permease, translating into MMKNYIIGRFLQMVPMLLCITFLAFAAMRLAGDDAVDLMYEKSGGVTEEVKAAKRAELGLDQPFLVQYGVWLKGAVTGDMGKSYISGKPVWETFMEKLPATLYLMLASVLMTLAFALPLGILAAARQNHWVDVLIRIGTFVGNSLPNFFVGLLLIYVFAVRLEWLPILAKAGDGRAVLLPALTLAIAMGAKYTRQIRAVILEELAKPYVIGARARGVKERTILVKSVLRSSLVLIVTLLALSMGSLLGGTAIVETIFLWDGVGKMAVEAVLARDYPLVQAYVAWMAVIYVVLNLAADIFYRLLDPRVGYEKAGAL; encoded by the coding sequence ATGATGAAGAATTATATAATCGGACGATTCCTGCAGATGGTGCCGATGCTTTTGTGCATCACATTTTTGGCGTTCGCCGCGATGCGGTTGGCAGGCGACGATGCCGTTGACTTGATGTATGAGAAGTCGGGCGGTGTGACGGAGGAGGTCAAGGCGGCGAAGCGTGCGGAGCTGGGCCTCGATCAGCCGTTCCTCGTGCAGTACGGAGTATGGCTCAAAGGGGCTGTCACGGGGGATATGGGAAAATCGTATATCTCGGGCAAGCCGGTATGGGAGACGTTCATGGAAAAGCTGCCGGCGACGCTCTACTTGATGCTTGCTTCCGTCCTCATGACGCTCGCTTTCGCCTTGCCTCTCGGTATCTTGGCGGCGGCGCGGCAGAATCATTGGGTAGATGTTCTCATTCGCATCGGCACTTTTGTTGGCAACTCCCTGCCGAATTTTTTCGTGGGGCTTTTGCTCATCTATGTCTTTGCCGTGCGACTTGAGTGGCTGCCGATCTTGGCGAAGGCGGGCGATGGGCGTGCGGTCCTCCTGCCTGCGCTGACCTTGGCGATTGCCATGGGCGCGAAGTACACGCGCCAGATTCGCGCCGTGATCTTGGAGGAGCTGGCGAAGCCGTATGTCATAGGGGCGCGTGCGCGCGGTGTGAAGGAACGCACGATCCTTGTGAAAAGCGTGCTGCGCAGCTCTCTCGTGCTCATCGTCACGCTGCTCGCACTGTCGATGGGCTCTCTTCTCGGCGGCACGGCGATCGTCGAGACGATTTTCCTTTGGGACGGCGTGGGAAAAATGGCGGTCGAGGCGGTCTTGGCACGCGACTATCCGCTGGTGCAGGCGTATGTGGCATGGATGGCGGTGATCTATGTCGTGCTGAATCTCGCAGCGGATATTTTTTACCGTTTGCTCGATCCGCGCGTCGGCTATGAAAAGGCAGGGGCATTATGA
- a CDS encoding ABC transporter permease: protein MTVRRYLPLLPYAAAVGVVLIVAACAPLLSPHDPYAQDLEQALLAPSAEHLLGTDRYGRDLLSRVLVGAQTTLGSALALLLFVSCAGSLIGAVSGYRGGRLDAFFMRLADMLLAFPQLVFAIAIAGAFGGGLFYAAAALSFLGWAKYARIARGLTLSLCALPYMEAARMAGGSSCAVLRHHVLPNIAGPILVTASLDLGTLTMELAGLSFLGLGAMPPTAEWGSMMSSGRSMLQTTPWVILAPGAALTLTVAAFNLFGDKLRDVLAPKELSK, encoded by the coding sequence ATGACGGTGCGCAGATATCTCCCGCTGCTGCCATACGCGGCAGCTGTGGGCGTCGTGCTCATCGTCGCCGCCTGTGCGCCGCTCTTGTCGCCGCATGATCCGTATGCACAGGATTTGGAGCAGGCGCTTCTCGCGCCGAGCGCCGAGCATCTTCTGGGGACGGATCGCTACGGGCGCGATCTCTTGTCGCGCGTCCTCGTGGGGGCGCAGACGACGCTCGGTTCGGCGCTGGCGCTGCTGCTCTTTGTGAGCTGCGCGGGCAGTTTGATCGGCGCGGTTTCAGGCTATCGCGGTGGGCGGCTCGATGCCTTTTTCATGCGGCTCGCCGATATGCTGCTCGCGTTTCCGCAGCTCGTCTTTGCGATCGCAATCGCAGGCGCTTTCGGCGGCGGACTTTTTTATGCGGCGGCGGCTCTCTCGTTTCTTGGCTGGGCGAAGTATGCACGCATCGCGCGCGGCTTGACGCTCTCTTTGTGTGCATTGCCGTACATGGAAGCGGCGCGCATGGCGGGCGGCAGTTCATGCGCCGTTCTTCGCCATCACGTCCTGCCGAATATCGCGGGACCGATTCTCGTCACGGCGTCGCTCGATCTCGGCACGCTCACGATGGAGCTGGCGGGACTTTCGTTTCTCGGACTCGGCGCGATGCCGCCGACGGCGGAGTGGGGTTCGATGATGAGTAGCGGGCGCAGCATGCTGCAGACGACGCCGTGGGTCATCTTAGCGCCGGGGGCGGCGCTCACTCTCACGGTGGCGGCGTTCAACCTGTTCGGCGACAAGCTGCGCGACGTGTTGGCACCGAAGGAATTAAGTAAGTAA
- a CDS encoding ABC transporter substrate-binding protein, with protein sequence MKLNKKKLVAALAGLFAAAIFAGCGADKNEAAGEKVFTYGTMSYGAAMENAGTNPHVSYNGWSTLRYGIGETLFRFNEKMEPVPWLAESFEQVDEYTMKIKLRDDVVFSNGKKMTGEAVKACLEDLVAKHDRAPKNLKLKSITADGQTVTLVSSEKMPTLINALADPYACIIDMEAGEKDRIVVGTGPYVAQKVTDTEMELSKNEKYWGAVKPKLDKIIVKSIADGDTLTMAMQSGELDAAQGLPYASLELFQKDSAKYKISQADTSRVYQAAFNYKTPELQDVRVRRAISMALDKENFCKVLLKGNGTPAVGPFPKSMPFGGDAVRAAAYDLDGAKALLKEAGYEDTDGDGYVDQGGKNLELRYLTYPSRQELPILAESLQANLKKIGIKLNVNSTDSYKSFLKSGDYDIFAKALVAAPTGDPEYYFLGNLLKDAVDNSGFYYSPQVEELAAKLHNTYGAEARAALAVAMEQQVLDDCAVLYASHLRMSLVMKPGIEGLKAHPSDYYEVSAELEKKS encoded by the coding sequence ATGAAGCTGAATAAGAAGAAATTGGTGGCAGCTTTGGCAGGGCTTTTCGCGGCGGCGATTTTCGCGGGCTGCGGTGCGGATAAGAACGAGGCGGCAGGGGAGAAAGTCTTTACCTACGGCACGATGTCGTATGGCGCGGCGATGGAGAATGCGGGCACGAACCCGCATGTTTCCTATAACGGTTGGAGCACCCTGCGCTACGGTATTGGCGAGACCTTGTTCCGCTTCAATGAGAAGATGGAGCCTGTGCCTTGGCTTGCCGAGAGCTTTGAGCAGGTCGATGAATATACGATGAAGATCAAGCTGCGCGACGATGTCGTGTTTTCCAACGGCAAGAAGATGACGGGCGAAGCGGTCAAAGCGTGCTTGGAGGACCTCGTGGCAAAGCATGACCGTGCGCCGAAGAATCTGAAGCTCAAGTCCATCACGGCGGACGGGCAGACTGTCACCCTCGTATCGAGCGAGAAGATGCCGACGCTCATCAACGCATTGGCAGATCCCTATGCCTGCATCATCGACATGGAAGCGGGAGAAAAGGATCGCATCGTCGTCGGCACCGGCCCGTATGTGGCGCAGAAGGTCACGGATACCGAAATGGAGCTTTCGAAAAACGAGAAGTATTGGGGCGCTGTCAAGCCGAAGCTCGACAAGATCATCGTCAAGAGCATTGCCGACGGTGATACGCTGACGATGGCGATGCAGAGCGGCGAGTTGGATGCCGCGCAAGGTCTGCCCTATGCGAGTTTGGAGCTTTTCCAAAAGGACAGCGCAAAGTACAAGATCAGCCAAGCCGATACGTCGCGCGTCTATCAGGCGGCATTCAACTACAAGACGCCCGAGCTGCAGGATGTGCGCGTGCGTCGGGCGATTTCTATGGCGCTCGATAAGGAGAACTTCTGCAAGGTGCTGCTGAAGGGCAACGGTACGCCTGCGGTCGGTCCATTCCCCAAGAGCATGCCTTTCGGCGGTGATGCCGTGCGGGCGGCTGCCTACGACTTGGATGGGGCAAAGGCGCTCTTGAAGGAAGCCGGCTACGAGGATACGGACGGCGACGGCTATGTGGATCAGGGCGGCAAGAATTTGGAACTTCGCTATCTGACGTATCCGTCGCGGCAAGAGCTGCCGATTCTCGCCGAATCGCTGCAGGCGAATCTCAAGAAGATCGGTATCAAGCTGAATGTCAACTCGACGGATAGCTACAAGTCGTTCTTGAAGAGCGGCGACTATGATATATTCGCCAAAGCGCTCGTAGCGGCGCCGACGGGCGATCCCGAGTATTATTTCCTGGGCAATCTCCTCAAGGATGCTGTCGATAACAGCGGCTTTTACTACAGTCCGCAGGTGGAAGAGCTCGCCGCCAAGCTGCACAACACCTACGGCGCCGAAGCACGCGCTGCGCTTGCCGTCGCCATGGAGCAGCAGGTCTTGGATGACTGCGCCGTTCTCTACGCATCGCACCTGCGCATGAGTCTCGTGATGAAACCGGGCATCGAAGGCCTCAAGGCGCATCCATCCGATTACTATGAAGTAAGCGCGGAACTGGAGAAGAAGTCGTGA
- a CDS encoding ABC transporter ATP-binding protein: MSDTPLLAVRNLTVSYGEKQAVRGVNFCLHRGEILVLAGESGSGKSTILRAVMGILDTSVCEGEILWEGTDVLQLAKDARRKLAGEEIAMVFQNAGASFCPVRTIGSQLYESVCAHRAWSYAEFRERAEALMVQMQLPRAVLDEYPFRLSGGMAQRAGIAAAMLLQPKLILADEPTSALDALTQVRVAKELMALRRRTGVAMLLVTHHMGLAYYMADRILVLRRGETVEQGTREDIFRHPKEAYTKELIAAVPRL, translated from the coding sequence GTGAGTGATACGCCGCTTCTCGCCGTGCGAAATCTCACGGTTTCGTACGGCGAAAAGCAGGCGGTGCGCGGCGTGAATTTTTGCCTGCATCGCGGGGAGATCCTCGTCCTTGCGGGGGAGTCGGGCAGCGGCAAGAGCACAATTCTGCGGGCGGTCATGGGCATCTTGGACACGAGCGTCTGCGAAGGAGAAATCCTTTGGGAAGGGACGGATGTTCTGCAGCTTGCCAAAGATGCACGGCGAAAACTCGCAGGCGAAGAGATCGCGATGGTTTTTCAAAATGCAGGCGCGTCCTTCTGCCCCGTACGCACGATCGGCAGCCAGCTCTATGAGAGCGTATGCGCCCATAGGGCGTGGAGCTATGCCGAGTTTCGCGAACGAGCCGAGGCGCTGATGGTGCAGATGCAGCTTCCGCGTGCAGTGCTCGATGAGTACCCGTTCCGCCTGTCGGGTGGCATGGCGCAGCGCGCAGGCATCGCCGCCGCGATGCTCCTGCAGCCGAAGCTCATCTTGGCGGACGAACCGACTTCGGCACTTGACGCGCTGACGCAGGTGCGCGTGGCGAAGGAGCTCATGGCACTTCGCCGACGCACGGGCGTCGCCATGCTTCTGGTCACACACCACATGGGGTTGGCGTATTACATGGCGGATCGCATTCTCGTCTTGCGGCGCGGGGAGACGGTGGAGCAAGGTACGCGCGAGGATATCTTCCGCCATCCGAAGGAAGCCTATACGAAGGAGCTGATCGCCGCCGTGCCGAGATTGTAG